Proteins found in one Populus alba chromosome 14, ASM523922v2, whole genome shotgun sequence genomic segment:
- the LOC118036255 gene encoding LOW QUALITY PROTEIN: cyclin-D3-3 (The sequence of the model RefSeq protein was modified relative to this genomic sequence to represent the inferred CDS: deleted 1 base in 1 codon) has translation MASMYNPETSAVQDQQQYQQNPTLLYDALYCSEENWVEEVREDWFQDELEGESYCSNNSNKLNTFPILLEQDLSWEDEELSSLFAKEEQNQLCKDLETNPSLARARCEAVEWILKVNEHYSFTALTAVLAVNYLDRFLFSVHLQKEKPWMAQLAAVSCLSLAAKVEETQVPLLLDFQVEDSKYVFEAKTIQRMEILVLSTLKWKMNPVTPISFLDYITRRLGLEHYLCLEFLKRCERMVLSILADSRSMPYVPSVMAAATMLYVIDNIEPSLAAEYQSQLLSILGIDKDKVEDCSKFLMEFALREHFKLLSNKRKFCSLPGSPSGVVDVSFSSDSSNDAWSVASSVSSSPKPLSKKSRALQSLNNATTSDFLSIPR, from the exons ATGGCATCAATGTATAACCCAGAAACGAGTGCGGTACAAGACCAACAACAATATCAACAAAACCCTACATTGCTTTATGATGCTCTCTATTGTTCCGAAGAGAATTGGGTGGAAGAAGTTAGAGAGGACTGGTTTCAAGATGAACTAGAAGGAGAGAGTTATTGCAGCAACAATAGCAATAAACTAAACACTTTTCCAATATTGCTAGAACAGGACTTAAGCTGGGAAGATGAGGAGCTTTCCTCTTTGTTTGCCAAGGAGGAGCAAAATCAGCTGTGCAAAGACTTAGAAACAAACCCGTCTTTGGCTAGGGCTCGCTGTGAGGCTGTAGAGTGGATTCTAAAGGTCAATGAACACTACTCTTTCACCGCTCTAACTGCAGTTTTGGCAGTGAACTATCTTGATAGGTTTTTATTCAGTGTCCACCTTCAGAAAGAGAAGCCATGGATGGCCCAACTTGCAGCTGTGTCTTGCCTCTCACTTGCTGCCAAAGTGGAGGAGACGCAAGTGCCCCTTCTATTGGATTTTCAG GTGGAGGACAGTAAATACGTGTTCGAGGCCAAAACTATCCAGAGAATGGAGATCCTGGTGCTTTCTACTCTTAAATGGAAGATGAATCCAGTAACCCCAATATCGTTTCTTGATTACATCACTAGAAGGCTTGGCCTAGAACACTATCTTTGTTTGGAATTTCTCAAGAGGTGTGAGCGCATGGTTCTCTCTATCTTGGCAG ATTCTAGGTCTATGCCTTATGTTCCTTCTGTAATGGCCGCTGCCACGATGCTCTATGTTATTGATAACATAGAACCCAGTCTTGCAGCAGAATACCAAAGCCAGCTGTTGAGCATTCTTGGAATCGATAAA GACAAGGTAGAGGATTGCAGCAAGTTCTTAATGGAATTTGCTCTAAGAGAGCATTTTAAGCTTCTCTCAAACAAACGCAAGTTTTGTTCACTTCCAGGCAGTCCTAGCGGTGTGGTTGATGTGTCTTTTAGCTCAGACAGCTCAAATGATGCATGGTCTGTGGCATCATCCGTGTCTTCATCACCAAAGCCTCTGTCCAAGAAGAGTAGGGCACTGCAGAGTCTAAACAACGCAACAACTTCAGAT TTTCTCAGCATTCCTCGCTAG
- the LOC118036215 gene encoding D-3-phosphoglycerate dehydrogenase 3, chloroplastic has product MASWNFMVTPTKPSLSWKLSFLSPLTTVNVTRRQNRTAKGFVVFATVFLDPKPTVLVAEKLGEAGLELLKTFANVDCSYNLDHEELCTKISLCDALIVRSGTKVTREVFERSGGRLKVVGRAGVGIDNVDLSAATEHGCLVVNAPTANTIAAAEHGIALLTAMARNIAQADASIKSGKWQRSKYVGVSLVGKTLAVMGFGKVGSEVARRAKGLGMHVIAHDPYAPADRARAIGVDLVSFEEAISTADFISLHMPLTPATSKMFNDESFSQMKKGVRIVNVARGGVIDEEALVRALDSGTVAQAALDVFTEEPPSKDSKLVLHENVTVTPHLGASTTEAQEGVAIEVAEAVVGALKGQLAATAVNAPMLPAAILSELAPFVTLSEKLGRLAVQLVAGGSGVQSVKVTYASARGPDDLDTRLLRAMITKGLIEPISSVFINLVNADFSAKQRGLRITEERILLEGSPENPLEFIQVQIANVESKFSIAMSDSGEIKVEGRVKDRKPHLTKIGSFGVDVSMEGSLILCRQVDQPGMVGSVGSILGEENVNVSFMSVGRIAPRKQAVMTIGVDEEPSKEALKRIEEIPAVEEIVFLKL; this is encoded by the exons ATGGCTTCTTGGAATTTCATGGTTACTCCAACAAAGCCTTCTCTCTCGTGGAAACTCTCTTTTCTCTCGCCTTTAACTACAGTCAACGTTACCCGCCGCCAAAACAGGACGGCCAAAGGATTTGTCGTCTTTGCCACTGTGTTTCTTGATCCCAAGCCCACGGTCCTCGTTGCCGAAAAACTCGGAGAAGCTGGTCTCGAGCTACTGAAAACATTTGCGAATGTTGATTGCTCTTACAACCTCGACCATGAGGAGTTATGTACTAAGATTTCACTTTGTGATGCGTTGATTGTGAGAAGTGGGACTAAGGTCACCCGCGAGGTTTTTGAAAGGTCAGGCGGCAGGCTTAAGGTTGTGGGTCGGGCTGGTGTTGGTATTGATAATGTTGACTTGTCGGCTGCCACTGAACATGGGTGTTTGGTGGTTAATGCTCCCACGGCTAATACGATTGCAGCTGCTGAGCATGGGATTGCTTTGCTTACTGCTATGGCTAGGAATATTGCTCAAGCTGATGCCTCTATTAAATCTG GAAAGTGGCAGAGAAGCAAATATGTTGGGGTTTCACTTGTGGGGAAGACACTTGCTGTCATGGGGTTCGGAAAGGTTGGTTCGGAAGTGGCACGGCGTGCCAAGGGTCTTGGCATGCATGTGATTGCACATGATCCTTATGCCCCAGCAGACCGTGCCCGTGCTATAGGTGTGGATTTGGTATCTTTCGAAGAGGCTATATCGACAGCAGATTTCATCTCCCTACATATGCCTCTTACCCCTGCTACATCAAAAATGTTCAACGATGAGTCTTTTTCCCAGATGAAGAAAGGAGTCCGAATTGTCAATGTTGCTCGTGGTGGAGTAATCGATGAGGAAGCTCTAGTAAGAGCTCTGGATTCTGGGACTGTTGCTCAG GCAGCGCTCGATGTCTTTACAGAAGAGCCCCCTTCAAAAGACAGCAAGTTGGTGCTGCATGAAAACGTGACTGTGACTCCTCATCTCGGTGCTAGCACTACAGAGGCTCAG GAAGGTGTAGCCATTGAAGTAGCAGAAGCTGTTGTTGGAGCTTTAAAGGGGCAGCTTGCTGCGACTGCTGTAAATGCACCGATGCTTCCTGCCGCG ATCCTGTCAGAACTTGCACCATTTGTTACTCTGTCAGAAAAGCTTGGCAGACTGGCAGTGCAACTGGTTGCTGGTGGAAGTGGGGTGCAATCAGTTAAGGTGACTTATGCTTCTGCCAGAGGTCCAGATGATCTTGACACTCGGCTGCTTCGTGCGATGATTACCAAGGGTCTGATTGAGCCTATCTCCAGTGTTTTTATAAACTTAGTGAATGCTGACTTCTCTGCTAAGCAGAGAGGACTGAGGATAACAGAAGAGCGCATTCTGCTGGAAGGTTCACCGGAAAATCCACTTGAGTTCATCCAGGTTCAAATTGCCAATGTAGAATCCAAATTTTCCATAGCAATGTCCGACTCTGGTGAGATTAAAGTAGAGGGAAGAGTGAAAGATCGGAAGCCCCACCTTACAAAGATAGGTTCATTTGGTGTTGATGTGAGCATGGAAGGCAGCCTCATACTGTGCAGGCAGGTTGATCAACCAGGTATGGTTGGCAGTGTGGGGAGTATCCTTGGTGAGGAGAATGTAAATGTGAGTTTCATGAGCGTTGGTAGGATCGCTCCACGAAAACAGGCTGTAATGACCATTGGTGTGGATGAGGAACCCAGCAAGGAGGCGCTAAAGAGGATCGAGGAAATACCAGCAGTTGAAGAAATTGTGTTTCTTAAGTTGTAG
- the LOC118036272 gene encoding probable isoaspartyl peptidase/L-asparaginase 2, which produces MGGWAIAVHGGAGVDPNLPRERQEEAKKLLTRCLQIGISALRSNLPAIDVVELVVRELETDPLFNSGRGSALTENGTVEMEASIMDGPKRRCGAVSGLTTVKNPVSLARLVMEKSPHSYLAFSGAEEFARQQGVELVDNDYFITEENVGMLKLAKEANSILFDYRIPAAGLESCSVGAAANSPMVMNGLPISVYAPETVGCVAVDSEGRCAAATSTGGLMNKKTGRIGDSPLIGSGTYAGDLCGISCTGEGEAIIRGTLARDVAAVMEYKGLGLQEAVDFVVKERLDEGRAGLIAVSKDGEVACGFNTNGMFRGFATEDGFMEVGIWE; this is translated from the exons ATGGGAGGATGGGCTATAGCGGTGCATGGAGGCGCTGGTGTGGACCCAAATCTCCCACGAGAGAGACAAGAGGAGGCCAAAAAACTCCTCACTCGCTGCCTTCAGATTGGCATCTCTGCTCTTCGCTCTAATCTCCCCGCTATTGATGTTGTCGAACTTGTT GTGAGAGAATTGGAAACGGATCCCCTGTTCAATTCCGGCCGTGGATCTGCACTAACAGAGAATGGAACAGTGGAAATGGAAGCCAGCATAATGGATGGTCCCAAGAGAAGATGCGGTGCCGTATCAGGTTTAACCACAGTTAAAAACCCAGTCTCTCTTGCAAGACTTGTCATGGAGAAATCTCCCCATTCCTATCTTGCTTTTTCTGGCGCCGAGGAATTTGCTAGGCAACAg GGTGTTGAGCTTGTGGACAATGACTATTTTATAACAGAGGAAAACGTCGGGATGTTGAAATTAGCAAAAGAAGCCAACTCCATCTTG TTTGATTACAGAATCCCAGCCGCTGGATTGGAAAGTTGCAGCGTCGGTGCCGCTGCTAACAGTCCCATGGTAATGAACGGACTCCCAATCAGCGTTTATGCGCCCGAAACAGTTGGGTGTGTGGCCGTGGACAGCGAAGGAAGGTGTGCCGCCGCCACTTCAACGGGTGGGCTCATGAACAAAAAAACAGGTCGCATTGGTGACTCGCCCTTGATTGGTTCTGGGACCTACGCTGGTGATCTTTGTGGGATCTCATGCACCGGAGAAGGAGAGGCCATTATACGAGGGACACTGGCGCGTGATGTGGCGGCAGTGATGGAGTACAAGGGATTAGGCCTGCAAGAagctgtggattttgttgtgaaGGAGAGGCTTGATGAAGGGCGAGCTGGGTTGATAGCAGTGTCTAAAGACGGGGAGGTGGCATGTGGTTTTAACACCAATGGGATGTTTAGGGGATTTGCCACTGAAGATGGGTTCATGGAAGTTGGTATTTGggaataa
- the LOC118036330 gene encoding probable carbohydrate esterase At4g34215, with protein MFKLLMLLLMFHSSLAANVFQDIFILAGQSNMAGRGGVEHGKWDGNVPPECRPNPSTLRLSAKLTWEEAHEPLHADIDVGKTCGVGPGMAFVDGLRANGSRIGVVGLVPCAVGGTKIRKWARGTQLYSQLVSRAGASVKDGGTIRAILWYQGESDTVTKEDADAYKGNMETLITNLRTDLNIPSLPVIQVALASGEGKFIETVRSSQLAINLPNVKCIDAKGLALQRDNLHLTTMSQVQVGLKLAGAFMDSFGNMP; from the exons ATGTTCAAGCTGCTTATGTTGTTGCTAATGTTCCATTCCAGTTTAGCAGCTAACGTTTTCCAGGATATCTTTATTCTTGCTGGCCAGAGTAACATGGCCGGCAGAGGCGGTGTGGAACATGGAAAGTGGGACGGGAATGTCCCGCCGGAGTGTAGACCGAACCCATCAACACTTCGACTCAGTGCTAAACTCACATGGGAAGAGGCACACGAGCCCCTCCACGCAGACATCGATGTGGGAAAGACATGTGGGGTTGGCCCGGGCATGGCATTTGTTGATGGACTCCGAGCTAATGGCTCGAGAATTGGCGTGGTGGGTCTGGTCCCTTGTGCGGTTGGTGGGACCAAAATCAGAAAGTGGGCTCGAGGTACGCAGCTGTACAGTCAGTTGGTGAGTCGGGCTGGAGCGTCAGTGAAGGATGGCGGGACGATTCGAGCGATTTTGTGGTATCAGGGAGAAAGCGATACCGTGACAAAAGAAGATGCTGATGCTTACAAGGGAAATATGGAGACGCTTATCACCAACTTGCGTACTGATCTTAATATACCATCGCTGCCTGTAATCCAG GTAGCTCTTGCATCAGGTGAAGGCAAATTCATAGAGACTGTCAGAAGCAGTCAACTTGCAATCAACCTACCTAATGTGAAGTGCATAGATGCCAAGGGACTGGCCCTTCAAAGAGATAACCTGCACCTCACTACAATGTCTCAAGTACAAGTAGGCTTGAAGTTGGCTGGTGCCTTCATGGATTCTTTCGGCAATATGCCATGA
- the LOC118036309 gene encoding probable carbohydrate esterase At4g34215, with protein MFKLVMLLLMFHSSLAANVSQDIFILAGQSNMAGRGGVEHGKWDGKVPPECRPNPSTLRLSAKLTWEEAHEPLHADIDVGKTCGIGPGMAFVDGLRANDSRIGVVGLVPCAVGGTKISKWARGTQRYSQLVSRAGASVKDGGTIRAILWYQGESDTVTKEDADAYKGNMETLITNLRTDLNIPSLPVIQVALASGEGPYVEIVRNAQLGINLPNVLCVDAEGLPLEPDRVHLTTPAQVQLGQALTDAFLQSLPGPIHIANNSCRRFSNPCFHFLIGPLLRFVFVHCTFYVDFFPLKYNLQLQ; from the exons ATGTTCAAGCTGGTTATGTTGTTGCTAATGTTCCATTCCAGTTTAGCAGCTAACGTTTCCCAGGACATCTTTATTCTTGCTGGCCAGAGTAACATGGCCGGCAGAGGCGGTGTGGAACATGGAAAGTGGGACGGGAAGGTCCCGCCGGAGTGTAGACCGAACCCGTCAACACTTCGACTGAGTGCTAAACTCACATGGGAAGAGGCACACGAGCCACTCCACGCAGACATCGATGTGGGAAAGACATGTGGGATTGGCCCGGGCATGGCATTTGTTGATGGACTCCGAGCTAATGACTCGAGAATTGGTGTGGTGGGTCTGGTCCCTTGTGCTGTTGGTGGGACCAAAATCAGTAAGTGGGCTAGAGGTACGCAGCGGTACAGTCAGTTGGTGAGTCGGGCTGGAGCGTCAGTGAAGGATGGCGGGACGATTCGAGCGATTTTGTGGTATCAGGGAGAAAGCGATACCGTGACAAAAGAAGATGCTGATGCTTACAAGGGAAATATGGAGACGCTTATCACCAACTTGCGTACTGATCTTAATATACCATCGCTGCCTGTAATCCAG gtggCTCTGGCATCCGGGGAGGGGCCGTATGTGGAGATTGTGAGAAACGCTCAACTGGGAATCAACCTTCCTAACGTGCTGTGTGTTGACGCCGAGGGACTTCCACTCGAACCAGACAGGGTGCACCTTACCACGCCAGCTCAGGTTCAACTCGGTCAGGCTTTGACCGATGCATTTCTTCAATCTTTGCCTGGCCCAATTCACATTGCCAATAATTCTTGTAGGAGATTTTCAAATCCATGTTTTCACTTTCTTATCGGTCCATTATTGcgatttgtttttgttcattgTACCTTTTACGtagatttttttcctcttaaataCAACTTGCAGCTACAGTGA